Proteins found in one Clostridium butyricum genomic segment:
- a CDS encoding dihydroorotase, translating into MDLGIINGYVYLEGRFIKSNLYIKKGVIESVTSSIMHCSKVYDAKGCIIMPGFIDPHVHFNLGLGKNVSAQDFHTGSINAALGGITTYIDFLDPINNVSELDFEFNKRKKQAEDSVIDYGFHVTLGSFKEDVKELFKKGRALGMPTIKIFTTYESTGRMTKDNIIDELLKYSKEYECRVVVHAENNDLIKEKNILVKDHEKARPAIAEISEVLKLCEMAAYRNGLLYIVHTNCGTTVERVRENFKDSLHSSIILESAPHYFKFNSSVYEGENGYRYTMTPPLRAESERLKLKDNIDGIDIIGTDHCPFSEHMKNKKYTSDIAMGVDGVKYSFLNMYTLYKEKIIPKFTENPAIIHGLYPKKGSLMVGSDGDIVVFDPNNTTIVNDKESIYDGQVLKGSIKAVFAKGNMIVNNNEFLKNSSSGSYIERRIELDKSFNKCRYI; encoded by the coding sequence GTGGATTTAGGAATTATAAATGGATATGTATATTTAGAGGGAAGATTTATAAAGAGCAATCTCTATATAAAAAAGGGTGTAATAGAATCTGTAACATCGTCAATAATGCATTGTAGTAAAGTATATGATGCTAAAGGCTGCATTATTATGCCGGGTTTTATTGATCCCCATGTACATTTTAATCTTGGTTTAGGCAAAAATGTATCGGCACAGGATTTTCACACAGGCTCAATTAATGCAGCACTTGGAGGAATCACAACATATATAGATTTTCTTGATCCAATAAACAATGTCTCTGAACTGGACTTCGAATTTAATAAGAGAAAGAAACAGGCTGAAGATAGCGTTATTGATTATGGATTTCATGTTACCTTAGGAAGTTTTAAAGAAGATGTAAAAGAACTTTTCAAAAAAGGCAGAGCACTTGGAATGCCAACTATAAAAATTTTTACCACTTATGAATCCACTGGAAGAATGACAAAAGACAATATAATAGATGAACTTTTAAAATATTCAAAGGAATATGAGTGCAGAGTTGTAGTTCATGCTGAAAATAATGATCTTATAAAAGAGAAGAATATACTTGTAAAAGATCATGAAAAGGCAAGACCAGCAATAGCTGAAATAAGTGAAGTGTTAAAACTTTGTGAAATGGCAGCATATAGAAATGGACTTTTATATATAGTTCATACTAATTGCGGTACAACTGTAGAAAGAGTGAGAGAAAATTTTAAAGATAGCCTTCATTCTAGCATAATACTTGAAAGTGCACCACATTATTTTAAGTTTAACTCATCTGTTTATGAAGGTGAGAATGGATATAGATATACAATGACTCCTCCACTTAGAGCAGAAAGTGAGAGGTTAAAATTAAAGGATAATATTGATGGAATAGATATAATAGGAACAGATCACTGTCCATTTTCAGAGCATATGAAAAATAAAAAATATACAAGTGATATTGCAATGGGAGTTGATGGCGTAAAATATTCATTTTTAAATATGTACACTTTATACAAGGAAAAAATAATTCCTAAATTTACTGAAAATCCAGCTATAATTCATGGTCTTTATCCTAAAAAAGGAAGCCTTATGGTAGGTAGTGATGGAGATATTGTAGTTTTTGATCCTAATAATACAACAATAGTTAATGATAAAGAGTCAATATATGATGGACAGGTTCTAAAGGGAAGTATAAAGGCTGTTTTTGCAAAAGGAAATATGATTGTGAATAATAATGAGTTTTTAAAAAATTCATCTAGTGGTTCATATATTGAAAGGAGAATTGAACTTGATAAAAGCTTTAATAAATGTAGATATATTTGA
- a CDS encoding nucleotidyltransferase family protein produces the protein MSVDAVILAGGYSTRADGFKMEFDIEGKTILQRCIEGFYDSCRKIIVVTGFKYEKIEKLVKDYEKVVTVYNDNYPKGMFTSIKKGISQVESEKFFLTPGDYPLINKKVIEEILTKSIKEENKNKEVIIPSFYGKGGHPILADSSIVQDILVKSDDYNLREFLKNRKVAYEIIEDKSIILDVDTAQDYNEALSEFNKKLI, from the coding sequence ATGTCTGTAGATGCTGTAATTTTAGCTGGAGGATACTCAACACGAGCAGATGGATTTAAAATGGAATTCGACATTGAAGGAAAAACAATACTGCAAAGGTGCATTGAAGGTTTTTATGACAGCTGTAGAAAAATTATTGTTGTTACAGGATTTAAATATGAAAAAATAGAAAAGCTTGTTAAAGATTATGAAAAGGTAGTAACAGTATATAATGATAACTATCCAAAAGGCATGTTTACTTCCATAAAAAAGGGAATATCACAGGTGGAAAGTGAAAAATTCTTTTTAACACCAGGAGATTATCCTTTAATAAATAAGAAAGTTATTGAAGAGATATTAACTAAAAGCATAAAAGAAGAGAATAAGAACAAAGAGGTTATTATTCCAAGCTTTTATGGTAAAGGGGGACATCCTATCTTGGCTGATAGTAGCATTGTGCAGGATATTCTTGTAAAAAGTGATGATTATAATCTTCGTGAATTTTTAAAAAATAGAAAAGTAGCTTACGAAATAATAGAAGATAAAAGTATTATTCTTGATGTAGATACTGCACAGGATTATAATGAAGCTTTATCAGAGTTTAATAAAAAATTAATTTAG
- a CDS encoding N-acyl-D-amino-acid deacylase family protein has protein sequence MKWMIENGTIVDGTKRPSYKGDIIVNNDEIIEIGKNLKDKKHSMDYVINAEKLIVSPGFIDTHSHSDLMILSDKNIMPKLFQGITTEVLGQDGISMAPTPLKYVKDWRKNLSGLDGDSDKISWKYETTKEYFEAIEERQLISNIAYLVPHGNIRMEAMGLSDGIASRQDLEKMKDILRRELKSGAIGLSSGLIYIPCAYGNTEELIELCKVVAEYDKIFVVHQRSEANEIIDSMKEIIRIGRESGVKVHFSHFKICGKNNWDKSQGIIELLEDAKRKGIRISFDQYPYEAGSTMLSVIIPPWVQSGGTEKMLERISSYELRPKIIKEIYEKNCKWDNFIEFAGTDGIYITSVKNQRNEKFIGKNLKEIGDIQGKDPVEAALDLLIEEENAVGMIDYYGSEELVIKFMKRPEQNFCTDGLLGGKPHPRVYGAFARGIGRYVRELKALSLEEAIFKMTYKSALTMGIKDRGHLAPGTKADIVIFDKNKIIDKGTYVEPTQYADGIKYVIINGYAVIRDGDYVGGSSGTIVKL, from the coding sequence ATGAAATGGATGATAGAGAATGGAACAATAGTTGATGGTACAAAAAGACCATCATACAAGGGTGACATTATTGTAAACAATGATGAAATTATTGAAATTGGAAAGAACTTAAAAGACAAGAAACATTCTATGGATTATGTAATAAATGCTGAAAAACTTATTGTTTCACCAGGCTTTATCGATACACACAGTCATTCGGATTTGATGATTTTAAGTGATAAAAATATAATGCCAAAGCTTTTTCAAGGAATAACAACAGAAGTTCTTGGACAAGATGGAATATCCATGGCTCCTACACCTTTAAAGTATGTTAAAGACTGGAGAAAAAATCTAAGTGGACTTGATGGAGACAGTGATAAGATATCATGGAAATATGAAACTACAAAAGAATATTTTGAAGCAATTGAAGAAAGACAGCTTATTTCTAATATAGCTTATTTGGTACCTCATGGAAACATAAGAATGGAAGCCATGGGACTTTCAGATGGTATAGCTTCAAGGCAGGATTTAGAAAAGATGAAAGATATTTTAAGGCGTGAACTAAAATCTGGGGCAATAGGACTTTCATCGGGACTTATATATATACCATGTGCTTATGGGAATACTGAAGAACTAATAGAGTTATGCAAGGTTGTTGCGGAGTATGACAAGATATTTGTAGTTCATCAGAGAAGTGAGGCCAATGAAATAATTGATTCTATGAAAGAAATAATAAGAATAGGACGTGAAAGTGGTGTTAAGGTACATTTTTCACATTTTAAAATATGTGGAAAAAATAACTGGGATAAAAGTCAGGGAATAATTGAACTTCTTGAAGATGCAAAAAGAAAGGGAATAAGAATTTCTTTTGATCAATATCCATATGAAGCAGGAAGTACGATGCTAAGTGTAATTATTCCACCATGGGTTCAAAGTGGAGGAACAGAGAAGATGCTTGAAAGGATTAGTTCATATGAATTAAGACCTAAAATTATCAAAGAAATTTATGAGAAAAACTGCAAATGGGATAATTTCATTGAGTTTGCAGGAACAGATGGAATTTATATAACATCAGTAAAAAATCAAAGAAATGAAAAGTTTATAGGAAAAAATTTGAAAGAAATAGGAGATATTCAAGGTAAAGATCCAGTAGAAGCAGCATTAGATTTATTGATTGAAGAAGAAAATGCAGTAGGTATGATTGATTATTATGGATCTGAAGAACTTGTAATAAAGTTTATGAAAAGACCTGAACAGAATTTCTGTACAGATGGACTTCTTGGAGGGAAACCACATCCAAGGGTTTATGGAGCATTTGCAAGGGGAATTGGAAGATATGTTAGAGAACTAAAGGCTTTGTCACTTGAAGAAGCAATTTTTAAAATGACATATAAAAGTGCTTTGACAATGGGAATAAAAGACAGGGGGCATCTTGCTCCTGGAACAAAAGCAGATATAGTCATTTTTGATAAAAATAAAATAATAGATAAGGGAACTTATGTTGAACCAACACAGTATGCAGATGGAATAAAATATGTGATTATAAACGGATATGCTGTTATTAGGGATGGGGATTATGTTGGTGGTAGCAGTGGTACAATTGTTAAATTATAA
- a CDS encoding YgeY family selenium metabolism-linked hydrolase, which yields MENNKKEELIKLCQDVIKIQSYSGNEGKLVKFLEKKMRECGFDDVIVDKYGSIIGKIKGKRPGNKVLFDAHIDTVPAEDSEKWSHDPFGGVIEDGRIYGRGTSDMKGSLSAMIIAAKYFAKDNNKDFPGEIYISGVVHEECFEGVASRNISEYVKPDYVVIGEASHLNLKIGQRGRAEVVVETFGVPAHSANPEKGVNAVYSMAEIINKLQEIPYEEDEFLGKGILELTDIKSSPYPGASVVPSYCKATYDRRLLVGETKESVLKPIVELIEELKKNKPNVDYKVSYARGKEKCHTGAIIEGERFFPAWCYDQNEVFIKNTYEKLKSIGIMSKITNYSFCTNGSHYAGEAGIKTIGFGPSKENIAHTIDEYIEIDQLEKACKGYYVIMNSLLELI from the coding sequence ATGGAAAATAATAAAAAAGAAGAGCTTATAAAGCTATGTCAGGATGTTATAAAAATACAAAGTTACTCAGGAAATGAAGGAAAGCTTGTTAAATTTCTTGAAAAAAAAATGAGAGAATGCGGATTTGATGATGTGATTGTTGATAAGTATGGAAGCATTATTGGAAAAATAAAGGGTAAAAGACCTGGAAATAAAGTATTATTTGATGCACATATTGATACAGTTCCAGCTGAAGATTCAGAAAAGTGGAGTCATGACCCATTTGGAGGAGTTATAGAAGATGGGAGAATATATGGAAGAGGAACATCTGATATGAAGGGGTCACTTTCTGCCATGATAATTGCGGCAAAATACTTTGCAAAAGATAATAATAAGGACTTTCCTGGAGAAATATATATTTCAGGTGTTGTGCATGAAGAATGTTTTGAAGGTGTTGCATCAAGAAATATAAGTGAATATGTAAAGCCAGATTATGTTGTCATAGGTGAAGCTTCTCATTTAAATTTAAAAATAGGACAACGAGGTAGAGCTGAAGTTGTAGTTGAAACCTTTGGAGTTCCTGCTCATTCAGCTAATCCTGAAAAAGGAGTTAATGCTGTTTACAGTATGGCTGAAATAATAAACAAGCTTCAGGAAATTCCTTATGAGGAAGATGAATTTCTTGGAAAAGGTATTTTAGAACTTACAGATATAAAATCTTCACCATATCCAGGAGCATCAGTAGTTCCAAGTTACTGTAAAGCAACTTATGACAGAAGACTTCTTGTTGGAGAAACAAAGGAAAGTGTACTAAAACCAATTGTAGAATTAATTGAAGAATTAAAAAAGAATAAACCGAATGTTGATTACAAGGTTTCATATGCAAGAGGAAAAGAAAAATGTCATACTGGAGCAATTATTGAAGGCGAAAGATTTTTCCCAGCATGGTGTTATGACCAAAATGAAGTATTTATAAAAAATACTTATGAAAAACTTAAATCTATAGGTATTATGTCTAAAATTACAAATTATTCATTTTGCACAAATGGAAGTCATTATGCAGGAGAAGCAGGAATAAAAACAATCGGTTTTGGACCATCAAAGGAAAATATTGCACATACTATTGATGAATATATTGAAATAGATCAGCTTGAAAAAGCATGTAAGGGATATTATGTAATAATGAATTCTTTACTTGAACTCATTTAA
- a CDS encoding diaminopropionate ammonia-lyase, producing MNKSIIWKKNDNLKDKKEIEKEKFYGLYIDDEAINYHKSFSEYSETSLHILKNYSKKVGIKNVFIKDESTRFGLNAFKVLGASFAIGKYIGKMINKDMSEITFEYLKSGEWKKELKDITLVSTTDGNHGRGVAWTAKQLEVPCRIYMPKGSTENRLKNITDLGAYGEITEYNYDETVRLVNELAEKNGWTIIQDTAWEGYEDIPKWIMKGYSTLAKEVINELKENIPTHIFLQAGVGAFAGVMASVFTEEYIKNPPKIILVEPSNAACFFESALNNKCTAVGGDLNTIMCGLACGEPNPLGYEILSRYCDVFLSVSDEMTKRGMKMLNKPLKDDPKITSGESGAVGMGVLDEIMTNPEYDKLKTYLELNEKSNVLIISTEGNTDPDVYKSIIEE from the coding sequence ATGAATAAGTCAATAATCTGGAAGAAAAATGATAATTTAAAGGATAAAAAGGAAATTGAGAAGGAAAAATTTTATGGATTGTATATTGATGATGAAGCGATAAATTATCATAAAAGTTTTAGTGAATATTCTGAAACATCACTTCATATACTTAAAAACTACTCAAAAAAAGTAGGAATTAAAAATGTTTTTATAAAAGATGAATCAACAAGGTTTGGATTAAATGCATTTAAGGTTCTTGGTGCATCTTTTGCAATAGGCAAGTATATAGGCAAAATGATTAATAAAGATATGTCAGAAATAACATTTGAATATCTTAAATCTGGCGAGTGGAAAAAAGAATTAAAGGATATTACTCTTGTTTCAACAACAGATGGAAATCATGGACGTGGAGTCGCATGGACAGCTAAACAGCTTGAAGTACCATGCAGGATTTATATGCCAAAGGGAAGTACAGAAAATCGTCTGAAAAATATAACAGATTTAGGTGCATATGGAGAAATAACAGAATATAACTATGATGAAACAGTAAGACTTGTAAATGAACTTGCCGAGAAAAACGGTTGGACAATAATACAGGATACAGCTTGGGAAGGGTATGAAGATATTCCAAAATGGATAATGAAGGGGTATTCAACTCTTGCAAAAGAAGTTATAAATGAGCTTAAAGAGAATATTCCAACTCATATATTTCTTCAGGCAGGAGTAGGAGCATTTGCAGGGGTTATGGCAAGTGTATTTACAGAAGAATATATAAAAAATCCTCCTAAAATAATCCTTGTTGAACCTTCTAATGCAGCATGTTTCTTTGAATCAGCTCTTAACAATAAATGTACAGCGGTAGGTGGAGATCTAAATACAATTATGTGTGGACTTGCATGTGGTGAGCCTAATCCACTTGGTTATGAGATATTAAGCAGATATTGCGATGTTTTCCTAAGTGTAAGTGATGAAATGACTAAAAGAGGAATGAAAATGTTAAATAAACCATTAAAAGATGATCCTAAGATTACTTCTGGAGAGTCAGGTGCTGTTGGAATGGGAGTCCTTGATGAAATAATGACAAATCCTGAATATGATAAATTAAAAACATATCTTGAATTAAATGAAAAATCAAATGTTCTTATAATATCTACAGAGGGAAATACAGATCCAGATGTTTATAAATCCATTATTGAAGAATAA
- the guaD gene encoding guanine deaminase, which yields MTGKEKNILIIKGNIIFTKESETFTTLKNSYIVVNDNYVIGIFDKLPEEYKTLKVTDYGDKLIIPGFVDLHVHAPQYSLCGLGYDKTLLQWLNNYTFKEEAKFSDVLYAEKVYKDFACDLYNNGTMRSVIFSTIHRKSTGVLMDLLSKRKLCAYVGKVNMDINSPDYLVETTKESIKETEEWINEYKDKYDYVKPIITPRFVPSCSSELMMSLGKMALKDNLPVQSHLSENISEIKWVKELYPESESYGHVYDDHNLLGQTATVMAHCVHLTKDELSRMKKNNVFIAHCPNSNINISSGVCAINKLMMDDYNIGLGTDLAGGEKISMFSTIADTIKLSKIRAIDYNDGSRGLRSSEAFYLATKGGGKFFGKVGSFEEGYEFDALIIDDKNLWKYYNGTLEERIEKLIYLGTCENIIARYCCGRAI from the coding sequence ATGACAGGTAAAGAAAAGAACATATTAATAATTAAAGGAAATATAATTTTTACAAAAGAAAGCGAAACATTTACCACTTTAAAAAATTCATATATTGTAGTAAATGATAATTATGTCATAGGAATATTTGATAAACTTCCAGAAGAGTATAAAACTTTAAAAGTAACTGATTATGGTGATAAATTAATAATTCCGGGATTTGTAGATTTACATGTACATGCTCCCCAGTATTCACTTTGTGGACTTGGATATGATAAGACACTTTTACAATGGCTCAATAATTATACTTTTAAGGAAGAAGCAAAGTTTAGTGATGTATTGTATGCAGAGAAAGTGTATAAGGATTTTGCTTGCGACTTGTACAATAATGGAACAATGCGTTCTGTGATTTTTTCTACAATACATAGAAAATCAACAGGGGTTTTAATGGATTTACTAAGCAAAAGAAAACTTTGTGCATATGTAGGAAAAGTAAATATGGACATTAATTCTCCAGATTATCTTGTTGAAACAACAAAAGAATCAATAAAAGAAACTGAGGAGTGGATAAATGAGTATAAAGATAAATATGATTATGTAAAGCCCATAATTACACCAAGATTTGTACCAAGCTGTAGTAGTGAACTTATGATGTCTTTAGGAAAAATGGCATTAAAAGATAATTTACCAGTACAGTCACATTTAAGTGAAAATATATCTGAAATAAAATGGGTTAAGGAACTTTATCCAGAGTCAGAAAGTTATGGACATGTTTATGATGATCATAATCTTTTGGGACAAACTGCCACTGTTATGGCACATTGTGTTCACTTAACAAAAGATGAACTTTCAAGAATGAAGAAAAATAATGTTTTCATAGCACATTGTCCAAATTCTAATATAAATATTTCAAGCGGAGTTTGCGCTATAAATAAACTGATGATGGATGATTATAATATTGGTCTTGGAACAGACCTTGCCGGAGGAGAAAAGATAAGTATGTTTTCTACAATAGCAGATACAATAAAATTATCTAAAATAAGGGCAATTGATTATAATGATGGAAGCAGAGGGTTGAGAAGTTCAGAGGCATTTTATCTTGCAACAAAAGGTGGTGGAAAATTCTTTGGGAAGGTAGGAAGCTTTGAAGAAGGATATGAATTTGATGCATTGATAATTGATGATAAAAATCTATGGAAATATTACAATGGCACACTTGAAGAGAGAATTGAAAAATTAATATATCTTGGAACATGTGAGAATATCATAGCAAGATATTGTTGTGGCAGGGCAATTTAA